One Rosa chinensis cultivar Old Blush chromosome 5, RchiOBHm-V2, whole genome shotgun sequence genomic region harbors:
- the LOC121049493 gene encoding MATH domain and coiled-coil domain-containing protein At3g58270-like, giving the protein MESGKCNFEEQLDCSWRSPHHGWKCLGPKLEAKRYRLNVAGSRGIGSGSIGGGGVIRNEKGEWVAGFAENLATGRVIEAKLWALYRGLELAWKSGWAPLGVECDSNVALTVVMNQVVHQNHSLFQLVKSCQELLDQNWKCSLGCVSAERNCGAIFLANLGLSMKLGCHYFDVPPPACAPFLVHDECSVAPPGSVAARNVKNQEADRMIQRDTRRKNQRVRKLIQKARRMKNRKVKEDRESVIFTWRIDTFSRLDTFKHYSEPFIIGDLEWRIVIYPKGNKEDYLSVYLDMSDTRALPLGWSRYAKFSLTLVDQLQCSKSITKEIVHVFNACERDCGFKSLVPLSQFYDHGNGYIVNDICIIEAKVAILQDHGIFAPVEPFRKEKEGQGPSNVQPVNVPDFFTRWETPSCEQVPANYHNAASSEQICTELPNISIAKESEVVSSTSADELMDFRGLAKIQEAFVPLLDEVCSCHSSLIECQMKQSPMFIEWAFTALGRVLHFLKTKKVKDMTDDVCTDLELLWKELQIFKFDLAWLKPHVQRALHMNKLVKRAGQVKILRKDVVDLEIENKRLMAKLEVARRDLEKAEGIEEMDMDKELGYGG; this is encoded by the exons ATGGAAAG TGGGAAATGTAACTTTGAGGAGCAGTTGGACTGTTCCTGGAGGTCTCCCCACCATGGATGGAAGTGTTTGGGTCCTAAATTAGAGGCCAAGAGGTATAGGCTTAATGTAGCTGGGAGTCGGGGAATCGGATCTGGGAGCATAGGAGGAGGAGGTGTGATTAGAAATGAAAAGGGAGAATGGGTAGCTGGGTTTGCAGAAAATTTGGCAACTGGTAGAGTTATTGAGGCAAAGCTTTGGGCTTTGTATAGAGGCTTGGAGCTTGCTTGGAAATCTGGGTGGGCTCCTCTTGGGGTGGAATGTGACTCAAATGTGGCTTTAACTGTCGTAATGAATCAAGTGGTGCACCAGAACCACTCTCTGTTTCAGTTGGTTAAAAGCTGCCAGGAGCTTCTTGACCAAAACTGGAAATGTTCGCTAGGGTGTGTATCCGCGGAACGAAACTGTGGCGCCATTTTTCTAGCCAATTTGGGGCTTAGTATGAAGCTTGGATGCCACTATTTTGACGTTCCCCCTCCGGCGTGTGCCCCATTTTTGGTTCACGATGAGTGCAGTGTAGCTCCGCCAGGGTCTGTTGCTGCTCGTAACGTGAAGAATCAGGAGGCTGATAGAATGATTCAAAGGGATACTAGGAGGAAGAATCAAAGGGTGCGTAAACTGATTCAGAAGGCTCGTAGAATGAAGAATCGGAAAGTGAAAGAGGATCGTGAATCTGTGATATTCACATGGAGAATTGACACTTTCTCTAGACTGGACACCTTCAAGCATTACTCAGAGCCTTTCATCATCGGTGATCTTGAATG GCGGATCGTTATCTATCCAAAGGGAAACAAGGAGGACTACTTGTCGGTGTATTTGGATATGTCAGATACTAGGGCATTGCCACTTGGGTGGTCTAGATATGCCAAATTCAGCTTAACCTTAGTTGATCAACTTCAGTGCAGCAAGTCAATAACAAAGG AGATTGTACATGTGTTCAATGCTTGTGAGAGGGACTGTGGCTTCAAATCATTAGTTCCTCTAAGTCAATTTTATGACCATGGTAATGGGTACATTGTGAATGACATATGTATAATTGAAGCCAAGGTTGCAATTTTACAAGACCATGGAATTTTTGCACCTGTGGAGCCCTTCAGGAAGGAAAAAGAGGGGCAGGGACCTTCAAATGTGCAGCCTGTGAATGTTCCAGACTTTTTCACAAGATGGGAGACACCAAGTTGTGAACAGGTGCCTGCCAACTACCACAATGCAGCAAGTTCTGAACAAATTTGCACCGAGCTTCCTAACATTTCCATTGCCAAGGAATCTGAGGTTGTGTCCTCCACATCAGCTGATGAGCTCATGGATTTCAGGGGTTTAGCCAAAATACAAGAAGCTTTTGTTCCGCTGTTAGATGAAGTTTGTTCATGTCACTCTTCTCTCATTGAATGCCAAATGAAGCAAAGTCCCATGTTTATCGAGTGGGCATTCACTGCCTTGGGCCGAGTTCTACATTTTTTGAAAACTAAGAAGGTTAAGGATATGACAGATGATGTCTGTACAGACCTAGAACTTCTATGGAAAGAGCTCCAGATCTTCAAATTTGACTTGGCTTGGCTGAAGCCTCATGTTCAAAGAGCTTTGCATATGAATAAGTTGGTCAAAAGGGCAGGACAAGTAAAGATATTGAGAAAGGATGTGGTTGATTTGGAGATTGAAAACAAGAGGCTAATGGCTAAGCTCGAGGTAGCAAGAAGAGATTTGGAAAAGGCTGAAGGTATTGAGGAGATGGACATGGATAAGGAGCTAGGTTATGGGGGTTAG
- the LOC112168364 gene encoding uncharacterized protein LOC112168364 isoform X2: MAEGNEQRDRLPQYRASLQSFNEKMKTYRKVISPDAIMMLTSSPFWDIIKVFHLQFLEDSECKKVDEDILRMVMAYDTKKQGFVLDQTIHKITAEDVATCLGVRLQGVAFPLNKHHQKPKNNGIIDKYFADAKKVTKVMVDNALKEALKDPKKQVPIDVASLIVMNLFISFLFCTSGYTLSWKLVEVCTDWTSWRQYSWASLILDHLHNGLSKKQQEKDVALSGCLPLIMYWLADKTNIGGVIKRHERATPTFIKWSLVELHKEMVKLTNVQIEEMFDQKVTVEDLAVTLHIIKGRNKGAAEAESSETKTVHVFDKNDSACGFTSLIPLRMLNDQQKGYLVDDTCVIEATVAVPKAEMTALVNENGSSAPVQPLGAELPMIAEPLDSRAESPVVKEEPFLSSLPSDETADFRGFGKVDKAFVPLLEEVCSLYPSLVECQQNRGEQFTQWAFTTLGRLLYFLKTRKPKDITEETCRELRKLWAELEVFRFDLSWLKTDFETSLRMKNHVERARQMREEMNALDAQRKRLKAELASVEVNFEEAQRKVADAEELLECELGYGRGEPSS, translated from the exons ATGGCTGAAGGAAATGAACAGAGAGACAGACTTCCACAGTACAGAGCTAGTCTGCAGTCATTCAATGAGAAGATGAAGACATACAGGAAGGTAATCAGTCCTGATGCCATAATGATGTTGACATCGTCACCATTCTGGGATATTATTAAGGTGTTCCATCTTCAATTTTTAGAAGATAGTGAATGCAAGAAAGTAGATGAAGACATTTTGAGGATGGTCATGGCGTATGACACCAAAAAGCAAGGGTTTGTGTTAGATCAAACCATACACAAAATAACAGCTGAAGATGTGGCAACATGTCTTGGAGTGAGATTGCAAGGAGTGGCATTCCCGCTCAATAAGCACCACCAAAAGCCAAAGAACAATGGGATAATTGACAAGTACTTTGCTGATGCAAAGAAAGTAACAAAGGTCATGGTCGACAATGCACTCAAAGAAGCTTTGAAAGACCCGAAGAAACAAGTCCCAATCGATGTCGCAAGTCTGATCGTCATGAATCTATTCATATCATTCTTGTTCTGCACCTCAGGTTATACATTGTCCTGGAAGTTGGTAGAAGTTTGCACCGACTGGACTTCTTGGCGACAATATTCATGGGCAAGCTTGATATTAGACCATCTGCATAATGGTCTAAGTAAGAAGCAGCAAGAGAAAGATGTCGCTTTGTCAGGTTGTTTGCCACTAATCATG TATTGGTTAGCTGACAAGACAAATATTGGGGGAGTAATCAAAAGACATGAAAGAGCGACGCCCACATTTATAAAATGGTCACTTGTCGAGCTGCACAAAGAAATGGTGAAACTAACCAATGTGCAGATAGag GAAATGTTTGACCAAAAAGTGACAGTGGAAGACCTTGCAGTGACATTACATATTATAAAAGGAAGAAACAAAGGAGCAGCAGAAGCAGAATCAAGTGAAACAA AAACAGTACATGTATTTGACAAAAATGACAGCGCTTGTGGCTTCACCTCGTTAATTCCACTTAGGATGCTTAATGACCAACAAAAAGGGTATCTTGTGGACGATACCTGTGTCATTGAAGCAACTGTTGCAGTCCCTAAGGCTGAGATGACAGCCCTAGTAAACGAAAATGGCAGTTCTGCACCTGTGCAGCCCTTAGGTGCAGAACTGCCAATGATTGCCGAGCCTCTAGATAGCCGCGCTGAGTCTCCAGTTGTCAAGGAAGAGCCTTTTTTGAGCTCCTTACCAAGTGATGAAACCGCAGATTTCAGAGGCTTTGGTAAAGTCGACAAAGCCTTTGTTCCATTGCTGGAGGAAGTTTGTTCCTTGTACCCTTCCCTGGTTGAATGCCAGCAGAACAGAGGGGAACAGTTCACTCAATGGGCATTCACAACTTTGGGTCGACTGCTCTACTTTCTAAAgactagaaagcccaaggatatTACAGAGGAGACTTGTCGAGAGCTGAGAAAGTTATGGGCAGAGCTTGAGGTCTTCAGATTTGACTTGAGCTGGCTGAAGACAGATTTTGAAACATCCTTGCGTATGAAGAATCATGTGGAAAGAGCAAGGCAAATGAGGGAGGAAATGAACGCTTTGGACGCTCAAAGGAAAAGGCTCAAGGCTGAGCTCGCTTCGGTTGAGGTAAATTTTGAGGAAGCACAAAGAAAAGTAGCTGATGCTGAAGAGTTGCTTGAATGTGAGCTAGGCTATGGAAGGGGTGAGCCTTCATCATAG
- the LOC112168364 gene encoding uncharacterized protein LOC112168364 isoform X1, which yields MAEGNEQRDRLPQYRASLQSFNEKMKTYRKVISPDAIMMLTSSPFWDIIKVFHLQFLEDSECKKVDEDILRMVMAYDTKKQGFVLDQTIHKITAEDVATCLGVRLQGVAFPLNKHHQKPKNNGIIDKYFADAKKVTKVMVDNALKEALKDPKKQVPIDVASLIVMNLFISFLFCTSGYTLSWKLVEVCTDWTSWRQYSWASLILDHLHNGLSKKQQEKDVALSGCLPLIMYWLADKTNIGGVIKRHERATPTFIKWSLVELHKEMVKLTNVQIEEMFDQKVTVEDLAVTLHIIKGRNKGAAEAESSETSETVHVFDKNDSACGFTSLIPLRMLNDQQKGYLVDDTCVIEATVAVPKAEMTALVNENGSSAPVQPLGAELPMIAEPLDSRAESPVVKEEPFLSSLPSDETADFRGFGKVDKAFVPLLEEVCSLYPSLVECQQNRGEQFTQWAFTTLGRLLYFLKTRKPKDITEETCRELRKLWAELEVFRFDLSWLKTDFETSLRMKNHVERARQMREEMNALDAQRKRLKAELASVEVNFEEAQRKVADAEELLECELGYGRGEPSS from the exons ATGGCTGAAGGAAATGAACAGAGAGACAGACTTCCACAGTACAGAGCTAGTCTGCAGTCATTCAATGAGAAGATGAAGACATACAGGAAGGTAATCAGTCCTGATGCCATAATGATGTTGACATCGTCACCATTCTGGGATATTATTAAGGTGTTCCATCTTCAATTTTTAGAAGATAGTGAATGCAAGAAAGTAGATGAAGACATTTTGAGGATGGTCATGGCGTATGACACCAAAAAGCAAGGGTTTGTGTTAGATCAAACCATACACAAAATAACAGCTGAAGATGTGGCAACATGTCTTGGAGTGAGATTGCAAGGAGTGGCATTCCCGCTCAATAAGCACCACCAAAAGCCAAAGAACAATGGGATAATTGACAAGTACTTTGCTGATGCAAAGAAAGTAACAAAGGTCATGGTCGACAATGCACTCAAAGAAGCTTTGAAAGACCCGAAGAAACAAGTCCCAATCGATGTCGCAAGTCTGATCGTCATGAATCTATTCATATCATTCTTGTTCTGCACCTCAGGTTATACATTGTCCTGGAAGTTGGTAGAAGTTTGCACCGACTGGACTTCTTGGCGACAATATTCATGGGCAAGCTTGATATTAGACCATCTGCATAATGGTCTAAGTAAGAAGCAGCAAGAGAAAGATGTCGCTTTGTCAGGTTGTTTGCCACTAATCATG TATTGGTTAGCTGACAAGACAAATATTGGGGGAGTAATCAAAAGACATGAAAGAGCGACGCCCACATTTATAAAATGGTCACTTGTCGAGCTGCACAAAGAAATGGTGAAACTAACCAATGTGCAGATAGag GAAATGTTTGACCAAAAAGTGACAGTGGAAGACCTTGCAGTGACATTACATATTATAAAAGGAAGAAACAAAGGAGCAGCAGAAGCAGAATCAAGTGAAACAAGTG AAACAGTACATGTATTTGACAAAAATGACAGCGCTTGTGGCTTCACCTCGTTAATTCCACTTAGGATGCTTAATGACCAACAAAAAGGGTATCTTGTGGACGATACCTGTGTCATTGAAGCAACTGTTGCAGTCCCTAAGGCTGAGATGACAGCCCTAGTAAACGAAAATGGCAGTTCTGCACCTGTGCAGCCCTTAGGTGCAGAACTGCCAATGATTGCCGAGCCTCTAGATAGCCGCGCTGAGTCTCCAGTTGTCAAGGAAGAGCCTTTTTTGAGCTCCTTACCAAGTGATGAAACCGCAGATTTCAGAGGCTTTGGTAAAGTCGACAAAGCCTTTGTTCCATTGCTGGAGGAAGTTTGTTCCTTGTACCCTTCCCTGGTTGAATGCCAGCAGAACAGAGGGGAACAGTTCACTCAATGGGCATTCACAACTTTGGGTCGACTGCTCTACTTTCTAAAgactagaaagcccaaggatatTACAGAGGAGACTTGTCGAGAGCTGAGAAAGTTATGGGCAGAGCTTGAGGTCTTCAGATTTGACTTGAGCTGGCTGAAGACAGATTTTGAAACATCCTTGCGTATGAAGAATCATGTGGAAAGAGCAAGGCAAATGAGGGAGGAAATGAACGCTTTGGACGCTCAAAGGAAAAGGCTCAAGGCTGAGCTCGCTTCGGTTGAGGTAAATTTTGAGGAAGCACAAAGAAAAGTAGCTGATGCTGAAGAGTTGCTTGAATGTGAGCTAGGCTATGGAAGGGGTGAGCCTTCATCATAG